DNA sequence from the Deltaproteobacteria bacterium genome:
TGGCTTCTTATGGGCGCTGAAGGATGTCACTCTCGATCTTTCGGCCGGCGAGTGTGTCGCCTTGCTTGGACCCAACGGCGCCGGCAAATCGACGCTCCTACGCATTCTCACCGGTTTGATCGCGCCGAGCACCGGCACGCTGTATTTCGACGGCGAAGTTAGTAACGGCCACACGGCGAACCTGCGCCGGCGCATCGGCATGTTGGCGCCGGCCGATCATCTTTACGAAAATCTCACGGTCAAAGAGAACCTAAGTTTTTTTACCCGCTTGTATGATCGCGACAACAGCGGCTCCACATTGGACGCTGCACTAAGCGAAGTCGGCTTGGCGCAACGTAGCGATGAATTCGTCGCCAACCTCTCTGCCGGCATGAAGTGCCGATTGTCCATCGCTAAATGGCGCCTGCTCGATCCCGGCTTGCTCTTGCTCGACGAACCCTACGGCGTGCTCGACGGCAGCGGCGTCGATTTGCTCGAAGCGTTTCTGCGCGAGCAGTGCGCCAAAGGCCATATCGTCATCATGGCGTCGCACCATGTCTCGCGGGTGCTCAGACTTTGCAACCGAGCGCTCATCCTTCATCAGGGGCGGCTGACGTTCAATGAAGCCAAGCAAATGCCGTGGCCAAGCTTCGATCGCGCCTTCGGCGCGTTCTTGCCCCAGGGTGACCCATGACGCTGATCAAACAATCCTTGCTTTTGCTCGGCAAAGATCTGCGCCTGGAGCTGCGCCGGCGCGACAGTGTGATGACGATGTTCTTTTTCGGCACGCTGCTTCTGTTCGTGTTTCACTTCGCTTTCGATCTGCCGCCCGACAAGGTCGCCGAAATGGCGCCAGGCTTGCTCTGGCTGGCGTTTTTATTCACGGGAACTTTGGGGCTGGCGCAACTGTTTCAAGCCGAAAGGGAGAATCACTGCCTCGACGCCCTGCTGCTTTCGCCGCTCGACTGCGGCGCGCTGTTTCTCGCCAAGACGGCATTTAATTTGTTGCTGATGATCCTGGTCGAAATCGTGGTCATCCCGTTGTTCTGGATTCTGTTCAATTTATCCGCCTGGAACTTGCTACCGCAACTCATTTTGGTAACTATACTTGGCACGTTGGGCTTTTGTATTTTGGGCACGATCATGGCGGCGATCACGTTGC
Encoded proteins:
- the ccmA gene encoding heme ABC exporter ATP-binding protein CcmA; translated protein: MTEYQAAVDLRKRTVILRLTVNQLGKAYGFLWALKDVTLDLSAGECVALLGPNGAGKSTLLRILTGLIAPSTGTLYFDGEVSNGHTANLRRRIGMLAPADHLYENLTVKENLSFFTRLYDRDNSGSTLDAALSEVGLAQRSDEFVANLSAGMKCRLSIAKWRLLDPGLLLLDEPYGVLDGSGVDLLEAFLREQCAKGHIVIMASHHVSRVLRLCNRALILHQGRLTFNEAKQMPWPSFDRAFGAFLPQGDP